One genomic window of Deinococcus aetherius includes the following:
- the trxA gene encoding thioredoxin has product MSDVAVCPNCGAKNRLGTPPPGQVPVCGRCAGPLPWLLSATDATFDTEVRASVPVLVDFWAAWCGPCRVVAPVLEELAREHAGRLKVVKLDVDHNPAVSGRYEVRSIPTLMLFREGRPAETWVGALPRGTLNARLAPYLG; this is encoded by the coding sequence GTGAGTGACGTCGCCGTGTGCCCGAACTGCGGGGCGAAAAACCGCCTCGGCACGCCACCCCCCGGTCAGGTGCCGGTGTGCGGGCGCTGCGCCGGGCCCCTCCCCTGGTTGCTGAGCGCCACCGACGCGACCTTCGACACCGAGGTCCGGGCGTCCGTGCCCGTGCTCGTGGACTTCTGGGCGGCGTGGTGCGGCCCGTGCCGGGTGGTGGCCCCCGTGCTGGAGGAGCTGGCACGCGAGCACGCGGGCAGGCTCAAGGTGGTCAAGCTCGACGTGGACCACAACCCAGCGGTCTCAGGGCGCTACGAGGTGCGCAGCATCCCTACCCTGATGCTCTTCCGGGAGGGCCGACCGGCCGAGACGTGGGTCGGCGCCCTGCCCCGTGGCACCCTGAACGCCCGTCTCGCGCCCTACCTGGGCTGA
- a CDS encoding SDR family NAD(P)-dependent oxidoreductase — MTSPSSPGGDRTFSLHGKVALVTGASRGIGAATAKLLAAQGASVGVNYVSNEARAREVVSAIEAAGGRAVAVRGSVGEQAEVEAMVRQVEEELGPIDILVCNADAVREFTVKPFVDLSWAEFEDLLTGETKAVFYPVGAVVGGMMKRGAGTIINVSSQLSRRAQEGMAGHSSGKAAVDALTRTLANELGPHGIRVNAVAPGLVQTEASASMWSGDQGQDGGPGLMARMRQMTPLRRIATPEDVAGAIVMLASDAASFVTGVYLDVNGGMTMR; from the coding sequence ATGACTTCCCCTTCATCCCCCGGGGGCGACCGGACGTTCTCCCTTCACGGCAAGGTGGCTCTGGTCACCGGGGCCAGCCGCGGCATCGGCGCCGCCACCGCCAAGCTACTGGCGGCTCAGGGAGCAAGTGTCGGCGTGAACTACGTCTCTAACGAGGCCCGCGCCCGTGAGGTGGTGAGCGCCATCGAGGCAGCGGGCGGACGCGCCGTGGCCGTGCGCGGCAGCGTCGGTGAGCAGGCCGAGGTGGAGGCGATGGTCCGGCAGGTCGAGGAGGAGTTGGGACCCATCGACATCCTGGTGTGCAATGCTGACGCCGTGCGCGAGTTCACCGTCAAGCCCTTCGTGGACCTGTCGTGGGCCGAGTTCGAGGACCTGTTGACCGGTGAGACCAAGGCCGTGTTCTACCCGGTGGGGGCGGTGGTCGGCGGCATGATGAAGCGGGGCGCGGGCACCATCATCAACGTCAGCAGTCAGTTGTCGCGCAGGGCCCAGGAGGGCATGGCGGGCCACTCCAGCGGCAAGGCGGCGGTGGACGCCCTGACACGGACGCTGGCGAACGAGCTGGGGCCGCACGGCATTCGCGTGAACGCCGTGGCTCCGGGACTGGTACAGACTGAAGCCAGCGCGTCGATGTGGAGCGGGGATCAGGGGCAAGACGGAGGGCCTGGCCTGATGGCGCGGATGCGTCAGATGACGCCACTGCGGCGCATTGCCACGCCGGAGGACGTGGCCGGAGCCATCGTGATGCTGGCCTCGGATGCGGCGAGCTTCGTGACCGGCGTGTACCTCGACGTCAACGGCGGCATGACCATGCGGTGA
- a CDS encoding peptidoglycan recognition protein family protein, with product MSRRNVMKYGLGAGLGLLLASCGVSPRLPDGEVPPNTVQTLATFPPVASCAAWGASAPTEAITLLSSRPRMVIVHHTASPNTTDLSQTQAYRLARSIQQSHFARGWIDSGQQFTISRGGYVTEGRHRSIEAVQGGRQHVRGAQCEGFNDVSIGIENEGTYTSTTPPTALYNQLVKLCAYICQQYAIPSTSIYGHRDFVDTTCPGDGLYALLPRLRRDVAAALGEAARPWPLVRQGDRNEATWSVQYLLRARGQNVVSDGDFGPATDMAVRAFQTGVGITSDGIVGPQTWERLIVTVRLGKSGDAVRAVQRQLNVGAGEGLTVDGAFGPGTDAAVKRFQTARGVTVDGVVGPATWSALVG from the coding sequence GTGTCCCGGCGCAACGTGATGAAGTACGGTTTGGGGGCCGGGCTGGGCCTGCTGCTGGCGAGTTGCGGTGTCAGCCCCCGGCTGCCCGACGGGGAGGTGCCCCCCAACACCGTGCAGACGCTGGCGACCTTTCCCCCGGTGGCGAGTTGCGCGGCCTGGGGTGCCAGCGCGCCGACCGAGGCGATCACCCTGCTGAGTAGCCGTCCCCGGATGGTGATCGTCCACCACACCGCCAGCCCCAACACGACCGACCTCTCCCAGACCCAGGCCTACCGCCTGGCGCGCTCCATCCAGCAGTCGCATTTTGCCCGGGGCTGGATTGACAGCGGTCAGCAGTTCACGATCAGCCGGGGCGGGTACGTCACGGAGGGCCGTCACCGCAGCATCGAGGCGGTGCAGGGCGGGCGCCAGCATGTGCGCGGCGCCCAGTGCGAGGGCTTCAACGACGTGTCCATCGGGATCGAGAACGAGGGCACCTACACCTCGACCACCCCGCCAACGGCCCTGTACAACCAGCTCGTCAAACTCTGCGCCTACATCTGCCAGCAGTACGCCATTCCCAGCACCTCGATCTACGGACACCGCGACTTCGTGGACACGACCTGCCCGGGCGACGGGCTCTACGCGCTGCTCCCCCGGTTGCGACGCGACGTGGCCGCCGCGCTCGGCGAGGCGGCACGCCCCTGGCCGCTGGTGCGACAGGGCGACCGGAACGAGGCCACCTGGAGCGTGCAATACCTGTTGCGGGCACGCGGCCAAAATGTCGTGTCGGACGGTGACTTCGGCCCCGCGACCGACATGGCGGTCCGGGCCTTTCAGACGGGCGTGGGCATCACCAGCGACGGCATTGTGGGGCCACAGACCTGGGAGCGCCTGATCGTCACTGTCCGGCTGGGCAAGAGCGGGGACGCGGTGCGGGCCGTGCAGCGTCAGCTCAACGTGGGAGCCGGTGAGGGCCTGACCGTCGACGGCGCCTTCGGACCGGGCACCGACGCTGCTGTCAAGCGCTTCCAGACGGCCCGCGGCGTGACCGTCGACGGTGTGGTGGGCCCGGCCACCTGGTCCGCCCTGGTGGGGTAG
- a CDS encoding peptidoglycan-binding protein gives MLRRSLLLSVLGASLLAGCSNSGTPSAQGPSSGAAPAAAAPSFDPWGQKPVLGFLLLTQDETLAAEVRDLFAVLGLSEAEREQLLNLAQREQEGEAALRAQYRRQAAEGQIAPQAVSQQNLQLQRVVDTTDAGVRALLGDRYDTFRAWVRAAWARQQARSSSADTGMVSPQAVSWPVLRVGSSGQSVTSLQHLLLAHGHSVGVDGQFGSQTEAAVRSFQQSRGLSADGIVGEQTWTALVITVREGSTGEAVKAVQKELGVTADGQFGPQTKSAVVSFQQSRGLTADGIVGPNTWRELVGSSNGGGGSCRVYATQFQQEAGTPSEQVALPDKYLKFANRGWTSPYKSPPYTVQITRGTTVVGGLKVYEVGPWNENDNYWSSARRKFASAGSCVPEAQAAYLNNYNGGRDEFGRVVGNPAGIDLSPAAARRLGLGSLQNGYVVVSYSDLP, from the coding sequence ATGCTGCGACGCTCACTCCTCCTTTCCGTTCTCGGCGCCTCGCTGCTGGCGGGCTGCTCCAACTCGGGCACCCCGTCGGCGCAAGGCCCCTCCTCCGGCGCCGCTCCCGCCGCCGCCGCACCCAGCTTCGACCCCTGGGGCCAGAAACCCGTGCTCGGCTTCCTGCTGCTCACCCAGGACGAGACCCTGGCGGCCGAGGTGCGCGACCTCTTCGCCGTGCTGGGTCTTTCGGAGGCCGAGCGGGAGCAACTGCTGAACCTCGCCCAGCGTGAGCAGGAGGGCGAGGCCGCCCTGCGCGCCCAATACCGCCGGCAAGCCGCGGAAGGCCAAATCGCCCCCCAGGCCGTCTCGCAGCAGAACCTGCAACTCCAGCGGGTGGTGGACACCACCGACGCCGGGGTGCGCGCCCTGCTCGGCGACCGCTACGACACCTTTCGGGCCTGGGTCCGCGCGGCGTGGGCCCGCCAGCAGGCCCGGTCCTCGTCGGCGGACACGGGAATGGTCAGCCCCCAGGCGGTGAGCTGGCCGGTGTTGCGGGTAGGGTCGAGCGGCCAGAGCGTGACCAGCCTGCAACACCTGCTGCTGGCCCACGGCCACTCGGTCGGCGTCGACGGCCAGTTCGGTTCCCAGACCGAGGCCGCCGTGCGCAGCTTCCAGCAGTCCAGGGGCCTGAGCGCCGACGGCATCGTCGGCGAGCAGACCTGGACCGCGCTGGTCATCACCGTGCGCGAGGGCAGCACCGGGGAGGCGGTCAAGGCGGTGCAAAAGGAGTTGGGGGTCACGGCGGACGGGCAGTTCGGGCCGCAGACGAAGTCGGCGGTGGTGAGTTTCCAGCAGTCGCGCGGCCTGACAGCCGACGGCATCGTCGGACCCAACACCTGGCGTGAACTTGTCGGCTCGTCGAACGGCGGCGGCGGGTCCTGCCGGGTGTACGCCACCCAGTTTCAACAAGAGGCGGGCACGCCGAGCGAGCAGGTGGCCCTGCCCGACAAGTACCTTAAGTTCGCCAACCGCGGCTGGACCAGCCCCTACAAGAGCCCGCCGTACACCGTGCAGATCACGCGCGGCACGACGGTCGTGGGCGGGTTGAAGGTGTACGAGGTCGGTCCCTGGAACGAGAACGACAACTACTGGAGTTCCGCGCGGCGCAAGTTCGCCTCGGCGGGGAGTTGCGTGCCCGAGGCGCAGGCGGCGTACCTGAACAACTACAACGGCGGGCGCGACGAGTTCGGCCGCGTCGTCGGCAACCCGGCGGGCATCGACCTCAGCCCGGCCGCCGCGCGCCGGCTCGGCCTGGGCTCCCTGCAAAACGGGTACGTGGTCGTCAGTTACAGTGACCTGCCCTGA
- a CDS encoding BTAD domain-containing putative transcriptional regulator produces the protein MRLPPSSPRVRLFGPPRAECGAQVTHLTSLKEVALLGLLAVGRAEQTRESLLALLWPDSSPAAARKNLRNALWSLRRLLGEDALKTRGDHLTLAQDLWVDARHFEAAGRLLRLDDGHGHPAPGEGGEAALEQVLELHTGPFLEGIPVPEEGEFDAWLRTQRDRLGHVYLEALTRAVQHAAARGAWAQIPSLAGRALAQDPLLEPLHGALMEAYVHLGQRGEALRQFGRLRETLAREFGLEPSPAILALHARIVAGDLGGLAPAVGSAPRAAGPEPLRLINLLPLDSSQRFFGRERERAELARLLRERPRLLGVYGRGGVGKTALVCRALLDLQAAPESFPYAGVVSLGPTTTGVDWARVVGDLGRLLPEPARAALLRDTHQPGQAPGQLAHALLDHLRGGRFLLLLDEAERLLDPVSGEVADRELRALLTTVLRQGGPLTVLHSSRAPWPIPVAWASWERSLHLTAGLSVAEGAALLRACDPDGHAGLREAGDDQLAPIVRGAAGFPRALEAVAGLLLERPLLRLEDLCGAPERFLGEATGLVVEQVLGQLPPELLRVLEGLALLGRPVPRAALASVLRPYVAEETLDNLLQRLVRSHLVQYDRSVEIFSLHTLDRDYAYRRIPTQGNETASAGPPYTRRALHLRAAAYHRSVAPTPELAAPDDAENRLREFEHLLAAGEGDRAAAVLLTLGPSLTHWGQLSRLAGLHAALHGHVADPELTQGHLVAQGRALRALGRAGEAAVHLRDAAGLAHAAADTQGEIDALLELASTLYQLGRREQWQAVTTQALTAAQALSDRARRAAALKGLGNLCLSGGDLGRARDIYREALEETRAVGDRTLEGALLYNLGLVHAELWDLDPALSLLRAALHLGGAGPNPAAEAATLGTLGSVLAGQGDLAGAFYHTQRALEIQRARGDRYGECWNLGNLGIWELLGGNARQAVAELRAAVALAREIGAESLVAFKGVFLAAALLLDGEDEEALQVAQKVRTIDEPTNNDSAALLHGLALARADRSAEAREAFEAACDFAGARLALTPGLYSAVAIRGLAEAGLVVVAGGAPEQAACSLRAAHAACAPGLLLYGQQLLGLLTQLPDGTRLAVLSRTFLPPTFAASPG, from the coding sequence ATGCGCTTACCCCCTTCTTCTCCCCGCGTGCGCCTGTTCGGCCCGCCCCGCGCCGAGTGCGGAGCCCAGGTCACGCACCTGACCTCCCTCAAGGAGGTCGCCCTGCTGGGCCTGCTGGCCGTGGGGCGCGCCGAACAGACCCGCGAATCGCTGCTCGCCCTGCTGTGGCCCGACAGCTCCCCCGCCGCCGCCCGCAAGAACCTGCGCAACGCGCTGTGGTCGCTGCGCCGCCTGCTGGGTGAGGACGCCCTGAAAACGCGCGGCGACCACCTGACCCTCGCCCAGGACCTGTGGGTGGACGCCCGTCACTTCGAGGCTGCCGGTCGCCTGCTGCGCCTGGACGACGGACACGGACACCCGGCGCCGGGCGAGGGCGGGGAGGCCGCCCTGGAGCAGGTGCTCGAGCTGCATACGGGGCCCTTTCTGGAGGGAATCCCGGTCCCCGAGGAGGGCGAGTTCGACGCCTGGCTGCGCACGCAGCGCGACCGCCTGGGCCACGTCTACCTGGAGGCGCTGACGCGAGCGGTGCAGCACGCGGCGGCGCGGGGCGCTTGGGCGCAGATTCCCTCCCTGGCCGGGCGGGCGCTCGCCCAAGACCCGCTGCTCGAACCGCTGCACGGAGCGCTGATGGAGGCCTACGTCCACCTAGGGCAGCGGGGGGAGGCGCTGCGGCAGTTCGGGCGGCTGCGCGAGACCCTGGCGCGCGAGTTCGGCCTGGAGCCCTCGCCCGCCATTCTGGCGCTGCATGCCCGCATCGTGGCGGGGGACCTGGGCGGCCTGGCGCCTGCGGTTGGGAGCGCCCCCCGGGCAGCGGGACCGGAGCCCCTGCGGCTGATCAACCTACTGCCGCTCGACAGCTCGCAGCGCTTTTTCGGGCGGGAGCGTGAGCGGGCCGAACTCGCGCGGCTTTTGAGGGAGCGCCCGCGGCTGCTGGGCGTGTACGGGCGGGGCGGCGTCGGCAAGACCGCGTTGGTGTGCCGGGCGCTCCTGGACCTTCAGGCGGCGCCGGAGTCCTTTCCCTACGCCGGTGTCGTCTCGCTGGGCCCCACCACGACGGGCGTGGACTGGGCGCGCGTCGTGGGTGACCTGGGCCGCCTGCTTCCCGAGCCCGCCCGCGCCGCCCTGCTGCGCGACACCCACCAGCCCGGCCAGGCGCCCGGGCAACTGGCCCACGCCCTGCTGGACCACCTGCGCGGCGGGCGCTTCCTGCTGCTGCTCGACGAGGCCGAGCGGCTGCTCGATCCCGTCTCGGGGGAGGTGGCCGACCGCGAGTTGCGGGCGCTGCTGACAACCGTGTTGCGCCAGGGAGGACCGCTGACGGTGCTGCACAGCAGCCGCGCGCCGTGGCCCATCCCCGTCGCCTGGGCGAGCTGGGAGCGCAGCCTGCACCTGACCGCAGGCCTGAGCGTGGCTGAGGGCGCTGCCCTGCTGCGCGCCTGCGACCCCGACGGTCATGCAGGGCTGCGCGAGGCCGGGGACGACCAGCTCGCGCCCATCGTGCGTGGGGCCGCCGGCTTTCCGCGGGCGCTGGAGGCGGTCGCGGGCTTGCTGCTCGAACGCCCGCTGCTGCGCCTAGAGGATCTGTGTGGGGCCCCCGAGCGCTTTCTGGGAGAGGCTACCGGGCTGGTCGTTGAGCAGGTGCTGGGGCAGTTGCCACCCGAACTGCTGCGGGTGCTGGAGGGGCTGGCGCTGCTGGGCCGCCCGGTGCCGCGCGCCGCGCTCGCCTCCGTGCTGCGTCCTTATGTGGCCGAGGAGACGCTCGATAACCTCTTGCAGCGCCTGGTCCGCTCCCACCTCGTGCAGTACGATCGCTCCGTAGAGATCTTTTCCCTGCACACCCTGGACCGGGACTACGCCTACCGCCGCATTCCCACCCAGGGGAACGAGACGGCCTCGGCCGGGCCCCCCTACACCCGCCGCGCCCTGCACCTGCGCGCGGCAGCCTACCACCGCTCAGTTGCGCCCACCCCCGAACTCGCCGCCCCCGACGACGCCGAGAACCGCCTGCGGGAATTCGAGCATCTGCTGGCGGCCGGGGAGGGCGACCGGGCCGCGGCGGTGCTGCTCACGCTCGGCCCATCCCTGACCCACTGGGGCCAGCTCTCGCGCCTGGCCGGGCTACACGCGGCGCTCCACGGCCACGTCGCCGACCCTGAATTGACGCAGGGACACCTCGTCGCCCAGGGCCGGGCCCTGCGCGCCCTGGGCCGGGCGGGCGAAGCGGCGGTCCACCTGCGCGACGCCGCGGGGCTGGCCCACGCCGCGGCCGACACCCAGGGCGAGATTGACGCCCTGCTCGAACTCGCCTCCACCCTCTATCAACTGGGCCGCCGGGAGCAGTGGCAGGCCGTCACCACCCAGGCCCTGACCGCCGCCCAGGCCCTGAGTGACCGGGCGCGGCGGGCGGCGGCGCTCAAGGGGCTGGGCAACCTCTGCCTGAGCGGCGGTGACCTGGGGCGGGCACGTGACATCTACCGGGAGGCGTTGGAGGAGACCCGGGCCGTAGGCGACCGAACGCTGGAGGGCGCGTTGCTGTACAACCTGGGCCTGGTGCACGCCGAACTCTGGGATCTGGACCCCGCCCTCTCACTGCTGCGGGCCGCCCTGCACCTGGGCGGCGCGGGCCCCAATCCGGCCGCCGAGGCCGCCACACTCGGCACGCTGGGGTCGGTGCTCGCCGGGCAGGGAGATTTGGCCGGTGCTTTCTACCACACCCAGCGCGCCCTGGAGATTCAGCGCGCGCGCGGCGACCGCTACGGCGAGTGCTGGAATCTGGGCAACCTGGGCATCTGGGAACTGCTGGGGGGCAATGCCCGGCAGGCCGTGGCGGAACTGCGCGCTGCCGTGGCCCTCGCACGGGAGATCGGCGCCGAGTCCCTGGTGGCCTTTAAGGGCGTCTTCCTGGCCGCCGCGCTGCTGCTCGACGGGGAGGACGAGGAGGCGCTACAGGTGGCACAGAAGGTTCGCACCATCGACGAGCCCACCAACAACGACAGCGCGGCCCTGCTCCATGGCCTCGCGCTTGCCCGCGCCGACAGGAGCGCAGAAGCCCGCGAGGCTTTTGAGGCTGCCTGTGACTTCGCGGGGGCACGCCTGGCCCTCACGCCGGGACTGTACAGCGCTGTCGCCATACGGGGCCTGGCCGAGGCGGGGCTGGTCGTCGTCGCTGGCGGAGCTCCCGAACAGGCCGCCTGTAGCCTACGGGCGGCCCACGCCGCCTGCGCCCCGGGGCTGCTGCTGTACGGACAGCAACTGCTTGGCCTGCTCACCCAGTTGCCCGACGGAACGCGCCTCGCCGTCCTGAGCCGCACCTTTTTGCCGCCCACCTTCGCCGCCTCCCCGGGCTGA
- a CDS encoding DHH family phosphoesterase has translation MCALPLQTALPAAREATRTFLGALSPAGRVVVFCHFDADGLSAGALFGRALPRLGFRDVRVVPSGRGESAFSDRARVRLAALNPAALVVTDLGVNGRGVLPDVPTLYVDHHQPGGTPTGNATVVSGYGWDPIPASAWLAHDLLSPLADLDDLGWIGAVGTISDLGDGAPWEALPAIKKRYTAKWLKEAVALVNAARRASAFDIDTPLGLLLTAGGPKDLATDDEHGADRLRAYRAEVNAELAIARRSAPKFSATGPYALLRLHSGAQIHPLIAQQWRGRLPGHAVIAANTGYLPGTVAFSVRTARADLNLPRVLQGIDVGDTDGSYGHGHDQASGGHLPPPAFNRLLDALGFDAGVRV, from the coding sequence ATGTGTGCCCTGCCCCTCCAGACCGCGCTCCCCGCCGCGCGCGAGGCCACCCGGACCTTCCTGGGGGCGCTCTCCCCCGCCGGGCGCGTGGTCGTGTTCTGCCACTTCGACGCGGACGGCCTCTCGGCGGGCGCCCTGTTCGGCCGCGCCCTGCCCCGGCTGGGCTTCCGGGACGTGCGGGTAGTGCCCTCGGGGCGTGGGGAGTCCGCCTTCTCGGACCGGGCCCGGGTCCGGCTCGCCGCGCTGAACCCGGCGGCCCTCGTCGTCACGGACCTGGGGGTGAACGGGCGGGGCGTCTTGCCGGACGTGCCCACCCTGTACGTGGACCACCACCAGCCTGGCGGGACGCCCACGGGGAACGCCACCGTCGTGAGCGGCTACGGGTGGGACCCCATCCCCGCAAGCGCGTGGCTCGCGCACGACCTCCTCTCGCCGCTGGCCGACCTGGACGACCTCGGCTGGATCGGGGCGGTCGGGACGATCAGCGACCTCGGGGACGGGGCGCCGTGGGAGGCGCTTCCCGCGATCAAGAAACGCTACACCGCCAAGTGGCTGAAGGAGGCCGTGGCGCTCGTGAACGCCGCCCGGCGCGCGAGTGCTTTCGACATCGACACGCCACTGGGGCTGCTCCTCACCGCCGGGGGGCCCAAGGACCTCGCCACCGACGACGAGCACGGGGCCGACCGCCTGCGCGCCTACCGGGCGGAGGTGAACGCCGAACTCGCCATCGCCCGCCGCTCGGCCCCGAAGTTCAGCGCCACGGGGCCCTACGCCCTCCTCCGCCTCCACTCGGGGGCACAGATCCACCCGCTGATCGCCCAGCAGTGGCGCGGGAGACTCCCCGGCCACGCCGTCATCGCGGCGAACACGGGCTACCTGCCGGGCACGGTGGCCTTTTCCGTGCGGACCGCCCGCGCCGACCTGAACCTCCCGAGGGTCCTGCAAGGCATAGACGTCGGGGACACGGACGGGAGCTACGGGCACGGGCACGACCAGGCCTCGGGAGGGCATCTCCCGCCGCCCGCCTTCAACCGGCTGCTGGACGCCCTGGGCTTCGACGCCGGCGTGCGGGTGTGA
- a CDS encoding IS6 family transposase, whose amino-acid sequence MTDRKPYRHRFPLSIIGYALWLYHRFPLSQRDVQELLFERGIEVSHETLRQWNIKFAPLLTEELRHQEPRRGSRWHLDEVCVPVGGVKHWLWRAVDEHGMVLDLLLQPHRDTQAARTFFTRLLSEFEVPELIHTDKFWSYGAAIRELPVLHAVEHVQVASTARCDNLIEQSHRPTRQQERQHLSFKRRRRTQEFLALHARVSNLHQHTRTTVPASRRQNYFRAALRVWSEVVQGAA is encoded by the coding sequence GTGACCGACCGGAAGCCCTACCGCCACCGTTTCCCCCTGAGCATCATCGGCTACGCCCTGTGGCTGTACCACCGCTTCCCCCTTAGCCAGCGGGATGTCCAGGAGTTGCTCTTCGAGCGCGGCATCGAGGTCAGCCACGAGACCTTGCGCCAATGGAACATCAAATTTGCTCCCCTGCTCACTGAGGAACTGCGTCACCAGGAGCCCCGACGGGGTTCCCGGTGGCATCTCGACGAGGTCTGCGTGCCGGTTGGAGGGGTCAAGCACTGGTTATGGCGGGCCGTCGACGAGCATGGCATGGTACTCGACCTCCTGCTTCAGCCACACCGGGATACGCAAGCTGCCCGAACCTTCTTCACTCGTCTGCTCAGTGAGTTCGAGGTTCCGGAGCTCATCCATACTGACAAGTTTTGGAGTTACGGGGCAGCCATTCGAGAACTCCCCGTGCTCCACGCTGTGGAGCACGTTCAGGTCGCTTCGACGGCGCGCTGCGACAATCTGATCGAGCAGTCACACCGACCGACACGACAACAGGAACGACAACATCTGAGCTTCAAGCGACGACGCCGCACCCAGGAATTCCTCGCCCTGCACGCCCGAGTCTCGAACCTTCACCAGCACACCCGAACCACCGTGCCTGCTTCAAGGCGACAAAATTACTTTAGGGCCGCCCTACGGGTCTGGAGTGAGGTGGTGCAAGGGGCAGCCTGA
- a CDS encoding peptidoglycan-binding domain-containing protein: MRQQKWWLVGLSALMMVSCGSTQVSSGANTAQASTDAEVAAPQDGASLTAQAVSWPVLRVGSSGQSVTSLQHLLLAHGHSVGVDGQFGSQTEAAVRSFQQSRGLSADGIVGEQTWTALVITVREGSTGEAVKAVQKELGVTADGQFGPQTKSAVVSFQQSRGLTADGIVGPNTWRELVGSGTVTTSDRATLAQQILNNGRISLYTVQVSGVNDGADARSNIVDTAAGRPAKRSSYDNAPGGSVYLDTRMLRGMLSTAGVYSYRSTAIAGGSHSSNSRHYAGLAFDVDTINGVRVSSSNPYFRNFMQACRNAGADEVLGPGSAGHSTHVHCGWPR, from the coding sequence ATGCGACAACAGAAATGGTGGCTGGTGGGACTTTCGGCGCTGATGATGGTGAGCTGCGGGTCCACGCAGGTGAGCTCGGGGGCAAATACGGCGCAGGCCAGCACGGATGCCGAAGTGGCCGCTCCCCAGGACGGGGCCAGCCTGACCGCCCAGGCGGTGAGCTGGCCGGTGTTGCGGGTAGGGTCGAGCGGCCAGAGCGTGACCAGCCTGCAACACCTGCTGCTGGCCCACGGCCACTCGGTCGGCGTCGACGGCCAGTTCGGTTCCCAGACCGAGGCCGCCGTGCGCAGCTTCCAGCAGTCCAGGGGCCTGAGCGCCGACGGCATCGTCGGCGAGCAGACCTGGACCGCGCTGGTCATCACCGTGCGCGAGGGCAGCACCGGGGAGGCGGTCAAGGCGGTGCAAAAGGAGTTGGGGGTCACGGCGGACGGGCAGTTCGGGCCGCAGACGAAGTCGGCGGTGGTGAGTTTCCAGCAGTCACGCGGCCTGACAGCCGACGGCATCGTCGGACCCAACACCTGGCGTGAACTTGTCGGCTCGGGGACGGTCACCACGAGTGACCGGGCGACCCTGGCGCAGCAGATTCTGAACAACGGCCGGATCAGCCTCTACACGGTTCAGGTCTCGGGCGTGAACGACGGGGCGGACGCCCGCAGCAACATCGTGGATACCGCGGCGGGCCGCCCCGCCAAGCGCAGCAGCTACGACAACGCGCCGGGCGGCTCGGTGTACCTCGACACCCGGATGCTGCGCGGCATGCTGTCCACCGCCGGGGTCTACAGTTACCGCTCGACGGCCATCGCGGGGGGGTCGCACAGTAGCAACTCGCGGCACTACGCGGGCCTGGCCTTCGACGTGGATACCATCAACGGCGTGCGGGTGAGTTCCAGCAACCCCTATTTCCGCAACTTCATGCAGGCCTGCCGGAACGCGGGCGCCGACGAGGTACTGGGCCCCGGCAGCGCCGGTCACAGCACCCACGTCCACTGCGGCTGGCCGCGCTGA